Proteins encoded within one genomic window of Pristis pectinata isolate sPriPec2 chromosome 5, sPriPec2.1.pri, whole genome shotgun sequence:
- the alg2 gene encoding alpha-1,3/1,6-mannosyltransferase ALG2: MDRICSFFFAQTPLRAARRAEDPGAPGRRRTGRAPAMVSVVFLHPDLGIGGAERLVLDAALALRRRGCRVQIWTAHHDPARCFAESLEPELQVKCAGDWLPRSVLGRGHAACAVLRMLFVAFYLVFLSGEQFDVVFCDQVSACVPVLKLCRRPKRVLFYCHFPDLLLTQRRTPIKRLYRRPLDWLEEVTTGLADLVVVNSRFTAGVFKRTFTSLGHLEPDVLYPSLNFAALDREPTGADVPLPPGKELVFLSINRFERKKNLGLCLEALHALRARLAWADWQKVHLVLAGGYDQRLEENVEYYRELQELAGRLQLTDSVTFIRSFSDDQKVWLLRRSSCVLYTPSNEHFGIVPLEAMYTRRPVIAANSGGPLESIQDRVTGFLCQPSPSCFAEAMEKIVRTPELRAKMGDAGRTRVLQTFSTDAFEEQLYRYICNLAY, encoded by the coding sequence ATGGACAGGATTTGTAGCTTTTTTTTCGCTCAGACTCCGCTGAGGGCAGCACGACGGGCGGAGGACCCCGGTGCTCCGGGGAGACGGAGGACGGGCCGAGCGCCGGCCATGGTGAGCGTGGTATTCCTGCATCCCGACCTGGGCATCGGCGGCGCCGAGCGGTTGGTGCTGGACGCGGCGTTGGCCTTGCGCCGCCGCGGCTGCCGGGTGCAGATCTGGACGGCTCACCACGACCCGGCGCGCTGCTTCGCCGAGAGCCTGGAGCCGGAGCTGCAGGTGAAGTGCGCGGGGGACTGGCTGCCCCGCAGCGTGCTGGGCCGCGGGCACGCCGCCTGCGCCGTCCTCCGCATGCTCTTCGTCGCCTTCTACCTGGTCTTCCTCAGCGGCGAGCAGTTCGACGTGGTCTTCTGCGACCAGGTCTCGGCCTGCGTGCCCGTCCTCAAGCTGTGCAGGCGGCCAAAGCGGGTGCTCTTCTACTGCCACTTCCCCGACCTCCTGCTGACCCAGCGGCGGACGCCCATCAAGCGGCTGTACCGACGACCCCTCGACTGGCTGGAGGAGGTCACCACCGGTCTGGCTGACCTGGTGGTCGTCAACAGCAGGTTCACGGCCGGCGTCTTCAAGCGCACCTTCACCTCGCTGGGCCACCTGGAGCCCGACGTGCTGTACCCGTCTCTGAACTTCGCCGCCTTGGACAGGGAGCCAACGGGCGCCGACGTCCCGCTGCCGCCTGGTAAGGAGCTTGTTTTCCTCTCCATCAACCGGTTCGAGCGGAAGAAGAACTTGGGTCTGTGCCTGGAGGCCTTGCACGCCCTCCGCGCCAGGTTGGCCTGGGCCGACTGGCAGAAGGTGCATCTCGTCCTCGCCGGAGGCTACGACCAAAGGCTGGAGGAAAACGTGGAATATTACCGGGAGTTGCAGGAACTGGCGGGCCGGCTGCAGCTGACCGACAGCGTGACCTTCATCCGGTCGTTCTCGGACGATCAAAAGGTTTGGCTTCTCCGCCGCAGCAGCTGCGTGTTGTACACCCCAAGCAACGAGCATTTCGGCATCGTGCCTTTGGAGGCCATGTACACCCGGCGCCCGGTCATCGCCGCCAACTCGGGGGGGCCACTGGAGTCAATCCAAGACCGGGTCACCGGCTTCCTGTGTCAGCCGTCGCCCAGCTGCTTCGCCGAAGCCATGGAGAAGATTGTCAGAACGCCAGAATTACGGGCAAAAATGGGAGACGCTGGAAGAACTCGAGTACTACAAACATTTTCTACAGATGCTTTCGAAGAACAGTTGTATCGCTATATATGCAATTTAGCATATTGA